In a single window of the Pleurodeles waltl isolate 20211129_DDA chromosome 4_2, aPleWal1.hap1.20221129, whole genome shotgun sequence genome:
- the ATF4 gene encoding cyclic AMP-dependent transcription factor ATF-4 yields MDFSTNDILLGDFRSPFSQSSLAAEDTLGLLDDYLGADWPSPAPGFSILKSKDVLTDLLSKSLLHPTGRSEEDAFTGMDWMVEKMDLRVFEDFDSLLGAENMEATVFPGDLMAALEGSCDLLEVPHFPIVQGSLSVPEQSTCLAKSPLGADQVAPTAHFLFPINVLPEAMELPEDPFCSLIPTPKRENSPAHFPLCPSLDSQASSPDHAFSLELGSEVDIGELQKLEPSTKCEREEEISSDDSGICLSPELYLVSPKQSPSFSVEPPLSICMNPSYMELLQQSPASMEPGPGPELVISERPKPYTFPTDDKVLAKVKVAGGERKLDRKTKKMEQNKTAATRYRQKKRAEQEAISAECRELESKNDALQEKVDSLAKEIQYLKDLMEEVRTAKSKRAKSQSLE; encoded by the exons ATGGACTTCTCGACAAACGATATTCTGTTGGGGGACTTTCGGTCCCCCTTCAGCCAGTCGTCTTTGGCGGCTGAAGACACATTGGGTCTCCTAGATGACTAcctcggggcagattggccaagcCCAGCACCAGGGTTTTCCATCCTCAAGTCGAAAGATGTCCTCACTGATTTGCTGTCTAAATCTCTCCTGCACCCCACAGGCAGAAGTGAGG AGGATGCTTTCACTGGCATGGACTGGATGGTGGAGAAAATGGACCTCAGGGTGTTTGAAGACTTTGATTCCCTCTTGGGGGCGGAGAATATGGAAGCCACGGTCTTTCCCGGTGATCTCATGGCAGCACTGGAAGGCTCGTGTGATCTGCTAGAGGTCCCACATTTCCCTATAGTGCAGGGTAGTCTCTCAGTGCCCGAACAATCAACTTGCCTTGCCAAGTCTCCATTGGGGGCTGATCAGGTAGCACCCACTGCCCATTTTCTTTTTCCAATAAATGTTTTGCCAGAGGCAATGGAATTGCCCGAGGAtccattctgctctctgattccgaCCCCTAAACGGGAGAATTCTCCTGCGCATTTCCCTCTCTGTCCCTCCCTTGACTCGCAGGCATCTAGTCCAGACCATGCCTTCAGCTTGGAGCTGGGCAGTGAAGTGGATATTGGGGAGCTCCAAAAGCTGGAACCATCTACCAAGTGTGAGAGGGAGGAAGAGATATCATCTGATGATAGTGGAATATGTCTGAGCCCCGAATTGTACCTTGTGTCCCCCAAACAGAGCCCCTCTTTTTCAGTAGAACCCCCCCTGAGCATATGTATGAACCCCTCTTACATGGAGCTGCTCCAACAGAGTCCAGCTTCAATGGAGCCTGGCCCAGGCCCCGAGCTTGTCATCTCTGAGAGACCCAAACCGTACACCTTCCCAACCGATGACAAAGTATTAGCAAAGGTGAAAGTAGCTGGTGGTGAAAGGAAACTAGACAGGAAAACCAAGAAGATGGAACAGAACAAGACTGCAGCCACACGCTATAGACAAAAGAAGAGGGCAGAGCAGGAAGCAATTTCGGCAGAGTGCCGTGAGCTTGAAAGTAAGAACGATGCCCTGCAAGAGAAGGTAGACTCACTGGCCAAGGAGATCCAGTATCTTAAGGATCTTATGGAAGAAGTGCGAACAGCCAAGAGTAAACGTGCAAAGAGTCAAAGCCTAGAGTAG